From Coffea arabica cultivar ET-39 chromosome 2e, Coffea Arabica ET-39 HiFi, whole genome shotgun sequence, the proteins below share one genomic window:
- the LOC113732263 gene encoding carotenoid 9,10(9',10')-cleavage dioxygenase, with the protein MGRQEGEEVVEKIEGKQEVVVVNPKPNNGFTAKLIDWVEKAVVKLMYDSKQPLHYLSGNFAPVDETPPCKDLLVKGHLPECLDGEFVRVGPNPKFSPVAGYHWFDGDGMIHGIRIKDGKATYVSRYVKTSRLKQEEYFGGSKFMKVGDLKGLYGLFMVNMQILRAKLKVLDITYGIGTANTALIYHHGKLLALQEADKPYVVRVLEDGDLQTLGLLDYDKRLTHSFTAHPKVDPFTGEMFTFGYSHTPPYITYRVISKEGVMDDPVPITISDPIMMHDFAITENYAIFMDLPLYFRPKEMVKDKKLIFTFDPTKKARFGVLPRYSKNDALIKWFELPNCFIFHNANAWEEGDEVILITCRLQNPDLDMVSGIVKKKLENFSNELYEMRFNLKTGLASQKKLSESAVDFPRVNESYTGRKQQYVYGTILDSIAKVTGIAKFDLHAEPETGKTKIEVGGNVQGVFDLGPGRFGSEAIFVPRQPGITSEEDDGYLIFFVHDESTGKSAVNVIDAKTLSADPVAVVELPNRVPYGFHAFFVTEEQLEEQAKL; encoded by the exons atgggtaggcaagaaggagaagaagtgGTGGAGAAAATTGAGGGAAAACAAGAAGTTGTGGTTGTGAATCCAAAACCCAATAATGGATTCACTGCAAAGTTGATAGATTGGGTGGAAAAAGCGGTGGTGAAGTTGATGTATGATTCGAAACAGCCTCTTCATTATCTGAGTGGGAACTTTGCTCCCGTTGATGAAACTCCTCCTTGTAAGGACCTTCTTGTTAAGGGTCATCTACCG GAATGCCTCGATGGCGAGTTTGTAAGGGTTGGTCCCAATCCTAAGTTTTCTCCTGTGGCTGGATACCATTG GTTTGACGGAGATGG AATGATTCATGGTATACGCATAAAAGATGGAAAAGCAACATATGTCTCCCGGTACGTGAAGACATCAAGGCTTAAACAAGAAGAATATTTTGGGGGATCTAAGTTCATGAAG GTTGGGGATCTCAAGGGGCTGTACGGATTGTTCATGGTTAATATGCAAATTCTTAGAGCAAAGCTAAAAGTTTTGGATATCACTTATGGAATTGGAACAG CAAATACAGCTCTAATCTATCACCATGGGAAGCTCCTGGCACTTCAAGAGGCTGATAAACCAT ATGTGGTTAGGGTCTTAGAAGATGGAGATCTACAAACTCTAGGCCTGCTGGATTACGACAAAAGACTGACACATTCCTTTACTGCTCATCCAAAGGTTGACCCATTTACCG GTGAGATGTTCACATTTGGGTATTCACACACACCACCATATATCACATACAGAGTAATATCCAAGGAGGGAGTAATGGATGATCCTGTGCCAATTACAATATCAGACCCAATCATGATGCACGATTTTGCCATCACCGAAAACTATGCAATTTTCATGGATCTCCCATTGTACTTCAGACCGAAG GAAATGGTGAAAGATAAAAAGCTAATATTCACATTTGATCCAACTAAGAAGGCTCGTTTTGGTGTTCTTCCACGGTACTCAAAGAATGATGCCTTGATTAAATGGTTTGAGCTGCCAAATTGCTTTATATTCCATAATG CCAATGCATGGGAGGAAGGGGATGAGGTTATTCTTATCACTTGCCGTCTGCAGAACCCAGACCTGGACATGGTTAGCGGCATTGTGAAAAAGAAGCTTGAAAACTTTTCAAATGAGCT GTATGAAATGCGATTTAACCTGAAAACTGGTCTTGCTTCACAGAAGAAACTATCAGAGTCTGCAGTAGATTTTCCAAGGGTGAATGAGAGCTACACTGGAAG GAAACAACAATATGTATATGGGACCATATTGGACAGCATTGCCAAGGTCACAGGGATTGCCaaatttgatttgcatgctGAACCAGAGACTggtaaaacaaaaattgaagttgGTGGTAATGTTCAAGGTGTCTTTGACCTAGGACCAGGAAGGTTTGGTTCGGAGGCTATCTTTGTTCCACGCCAGCCTGGTATTACATCTGAAGAGGATGATGGCTACTTGATATTCTTCGTACATGATGAATCGACTGG AAAGTCAGCTGTAAATGTGATTGATGCAAAAACATTGTCAGCTGATCCTGTTGCTGTTGTTGAATTACCTAATAGAGTTCCATACGGGTTCCATGCTTTCTTCGTGACAGAG GAACAACTTGAAGAACAAGCAAAACTTTGA